In one Desulfoferula mesophila genomic region, the following are encoded:
- a CDS encoding ABC transporter ATP-binding protein, protein MIKLKGITKTYYRGKVETPVLLGIDLHVRPGEFLAIMGPSGSGKSTLLHILGLLDRPSGGSYLLDGAEVSTLSDDELARLRNDKLGFVFQAFHLLPKSTALDNVLLPFTYAGHYPPDAREKARVALGRVGLEHRLHHRPGEMSGGECQRVAIARALVNDPEVIFADEPTGNLDQRSSLEIISILQGLHAEGRTIVLVTHDSAVGCMCNRLLRVVYGKVASDEAVAEPTMALQQLEVLKGAAK, encoded by the coding sequence GTGATCAAGCTAAAGGGCATCACCAAGACCTATTACCGGGGCAAGGTTGAGACCCCGGTGCTGTTGGGCATCGACCTGCACGTGCGCCCCGGCGAGTTCCTGGCCATCATGGGCCCCTCGGGCTCTGGCAAGTCCACCTTGCTGCACATCCTGGGCCTGCTGGACCGCCCCAGCGGCGGCTCCTACCTCCTGGATGGCGCGGAGGTATCCACCCTGAGCGACGACGAGCTGGCCCGGCTGCGCAACGACAAGCTGGGCTTCGTGTTCCAGGCCTTTCACCTGCTGCCCAAATCCACCGCCCTGGACAACGTGCTGCTGCCCTTCACCTACGCCGGTCACTATCCCCCCGACGCCCGGGAGAAGGCCCGCGTGGCCTTGGGCCGGGTGGGCCTGGAGCACCGGCTGCACCACCGTCCCGGCGAGATGAGCGGCGGGGAGTGCCAGCGGGTGGCCATCGCCCGGGCCCTGGTCAACGACCCGGAAGTGATTTTCGCCGACGAGCCCACCGGCAACCTGGACCAGCGCTCCTCCCTGGAGATAATCAGCATCCTGCAGGGGCTGCACGCCGAGGGACGCACCATCGTCCTGGTCACCCACGACTCGGCGGTGGGTTGCATGTGCAACCGCTTGCTCCGGGTGGTCTACGGCAAGGTGGCCAGCGACGAGGCGGTGGCCGAGCCCACCATGGCCCTCCAGCAACTGGAGGTCCTCAAGGGCGCGGCCAAATGA
- a CDS encoding ABC transporter permease, whose product MNLGWRLINAALGSLWAFRSYAALMMIGLIIGIASLTVIHQIGQGAQQAVSARMASMGFGADSFFISSGGGRLGVRRGMKRVMTLTPEDAQAIARVDGVAHVLPHKNVARTQVSAGGNNTTTRVRGATPGWAAARNWPMLSGRFVSRADIGGNARVAVLGTTVARELFGTANPVGKRIRIGRTPFIVVGVLESKGASSWHDRDDMVLVPLSTATKRLSRDDKLSGMRVTMNDARRVEEVKAEVTRVLRENHTLGPGVPDDFLIITPDELMKLITRQSRSLVVMLTFVSAVSLFVSGVVIMNIMLVAVSERAYEIGVRRAVGARRRDILYQILVESLMVAAAGGVCGLLFGLLLSYLATWLLAIPTAFSPMGFLWALGFSAAVGLFFGVAPAKKAAGLNPVEALR is encoded by the coding sequence ATGAACCTGGGCTGGCGCTTGATAAATGCCGCCCTTGGCTCCCTGTGGGCCTTCCGCTCCTATGCCGCGCTGATGATGATCGGCCTGATCATCGGCATCGCCTCCCTCACCGTGATTCACCAGATCGGCCAGGGGGCCCAGCAGGCGGTGAGCGCCCGCATGGCCTCCATGGGCTTTGGGGCCGACTCCTTTTTCATCTCCTCCGGCGGCGGACGCCTGGGAGTGCGCCGGGGCATGAAAAGGGTCATGACCCTGACCCCCGAGGACGCCCAGGCCATTGCCCGGGTGGACGGGGTGGCCCACGTGCTGCCCCACAAAAACGTGGCCCGTACCCAGGTTTCGGCCGGCGGCAACAACACCACCACCCGGGTGCGCGGGGCCACCCCCGGCTGGGCCGCGGCGCGCAACTGGCCCATGCTGTCGGGGCGCTTCGTCAGCCGGGCCGATATCGGGGGCAACGCCAGGGTGGCGGTGCTGGGCACCACGGTGGCCAGGGAGCTTTTCGGCACGGCCAACCCGGTGGGCAAGCGCATCCGCATCGGCCGCACTCCCTTCATCGTGGTGGGGGTGCTGGAATCCAAGGGCGCCAGCAGTTGGCACGACCGCGACGACATGGTGCTGGTGCCCCTGTCCACGGCCACCAAACGCCTGAGCCGCGACGACAAGCTCAGCGGCATGCGGGTCACCATGAACGACGCGCGGCGGGTGGAAGAGGTCAAGGCCGAGGTGACCCGCGTTTTGCGGGAAAACCACACCCTGGGACCGGGGGTGCCCGACGACTTCTTGATCATCACTCCCGACGAGTTGATGAAGCTCATCACCCGCCAGAGCCGTTCCCTGGTGGTCATGCTCACCTTTGTCAGCGCGGTGAGCCTGTTCGTCTCCGGGGTGGTGATCATGAACATCATGCTGGTGGCGGTAAGCGAGCGGGCCTATGAGATCGGGGTGCGCCGGGCGGTGGGGGCCAGGCGGCGCGACATCCTCTATCAGATCCTGGTGGAGTCGCTCATGGTGGCGGCGGCGGGCGGGGTGTGCGGCCTGCTCTTTGGCCTGCTCTTGTCCTACCTGGCCACCTGGCTGTTGGCCATACCCACCGCCTTCAGCCCCATGGGCTTCTTGTGGGCCCTGGGTTTCAGCGCGGCGGTGGGCCTTTTCTTCGGCGTGGCCCCGGCCAAAAAAGCGGCCGGCCTCAACCCGGTGGAGGCCCTTCGATGA
- a CDS encoding ABC transporter permease codes for MNLMRSRRLMAAAWEGLWGHRLRAALAAGGLLVGVAAVVVMVAVGQGTRNQVLERITALGTNAIWVHSAKRAFSGLRGRTTSAVSVLEPSDAEAIGRLEGAEGATALDTRLVRISGPEGTTDAQVVSSLPNIFELEGQGLSEGRFFNALEERSGKRVAVIGRTLREHLAGENSLVGRTIELKKQPFLVVGELLPKGVDANGNDLDDRLYIPLKTGQARLMGGRRYVGLLLAKAESEDAIGGLTQEITRLLRQRHNLRPGQPDDFSLYTQLEAIQTREESSRIFSATITGVAAVSLLVAGVGIMAVLLISVKERTTEIGLRRAVGARRRDILWQFLAEAVILGLAGGGGGALLGLAAALAVRLFGSLDFALPVAPAVGAGFLGLVISMVFGLAPARRAAGLTPVEALRD; via the coding sequence ATGAACCTGATGCGCTCCCGCCGCCTCATGGCCGCCGCCTGGGAGGGGTTGTGGGGCCACCGCCTGCGCGCCGCTCTGGCCGCGGGGGGGCTTTTGGTGGGGGTGGCCGCGGTGGTGGTGATGGTGGCCGTGGGTCAGGGCACGCGCAACCAGGTGTTGGAGCGCATCACCGCCCTGGGCACCAACGCAATCTGGGTGCACTCGGCCAAGCGCGCCTTCAGCGGCCTGCGCGGGCGCACCACCAGCGCGGTCTCCGTCCTGGAACCAAGCGACGCCGAGGCCATCGGGCGCCTGGAAGGGGCCGAGGGCGCCACGGCCCTGGATACGCGACTGGTGCGCATTTCCGGTCCGGAAGGCACCACCGACGCCCAGGTGGTTTCCTCGCTGCCCAACATCTTCGAGTTGGAGGGCCAAGGCTTAAGCGAAGGCCGCTTTTTCAACGCCTTGGAAGAGCGCTCCGGCAAGCGGGTGGCGGTGATCGGCCGGACCCTGCGCGAGCACCTGGCCGGGGAAAACTCCCTGGTGGGGCGCACCATCGAGCTCAAGAAGCAGCCTTTCCTGGTGGTGGGGGAGCTCTTGCCCAAGGGCGTGGACGCCAACGGCAACGACCTGGACGACCGGCTCTACATTCCCCTCAAGACCGGCCAGGCGCGCCTGATGGGCGGCAGGCGCTACGTGGGGCTTCTGCTGGCCAAGGCCGAAAGCGAGGACGCTATCGGCGGCTTGACCCAGGAGATCACCCGGCTGCTGCGCCAACGGCACAACCTGCGCCCCGGCCAGCCTGACGATTTTTCCCTGTACACCCAGCTGGAGGCCATCCAGACCAGGGAGGAGTCCAGCCGCATCTTTTCGGCCACCATTACCGGCGTGGCCGCCGTTAGCCTATTGGTGGCCGGGGTGGGCATCATGGCGGTGCTGCTCATCTCGGTAAAGGAGCGCACCACCGAGATAGGCCTGCGCCGGGCGGTGGGGGCCAGGCGGCGCGATATCCTCTGGCAGTTTTTGGCCGAGGCGGTGATCCTGGGCCTGGCCGGGGGGGGCGGCGGGGCCTTGCTGGGCCTGGCGGCGGCCCTGGCGGTGCGGCTCTTCGGCTCCCTGGATTTCGCCCTGCCCGTGGCCCCGGCGGTGGGCGCGGGCTTTTTGGGCCTGGTCATATCCATGGTCTTCGGCCTGGCCCCGGCCCGCCGGGCGGCGGGCCTCACCCCGGTGGAGGCCCTCAGAGACTAG
- a CDS encoding HypC/HybG/HupF family hydrogenase formation chaperone produces MCLAIPAKVIELAQDMATVEVGGVHRRISTLMVPELELGDYVITHAGFALHKVQEDDALASLELLRELTEKVPQEGTGE; encoded by the coding sequence ATGTGTTTGGCCATACCAGCCAAGGTAATTGAGCTGGCCCAGGACATGGCCACCGTGGAGGTGGGCGGGGTGCACCGGCGCATCTCTACCCTGATGGTGCCGGAGTTGGAATTGGGCGACTACGTGATAACCCACGCGGGCTTTGCCCTGCACAAGGTCCAGGAAGACGACGCCCTGGCCTCCCTGGAACTGCTCCGGGAGCTTACCGAAAAAGTCCCCCAGGAGGGGACGGGAGAATAG